In Glycine max cultivar Williams 82 chromosome 15, Glycine_max_v4.0, whole genome shotgun sequence, the DNA window TGCATAACAGTATCCTACTAACATGAAATCCTAGTTTTTCTTATAGAACAAAAATTGGTTAGTAGTGCCTACTAGATATTGcaagattcttttaacaaatttgaGATGTGACTCCCGAGGATCATACTGAAATCTACACACAAAAATACAGTATACATAATATTAGGTATTCTAGCAGTTAGATACAGAagtgatccaatcatacctttgTAGATCGTTTGATCTAATGGTTTACTTTTTTGTCTTTACTTAGAGGATTGGAAGCATAAAAATACAGTATACATAATATTAGGTATTCTAGCAGTTAGATACAGAagtgatccaatcatacctttgTAGATCGTTTGATCTAATGGTTTACTTTTTTGTCTTTACTTAGAGGATTGGAAGCATGCATGGGAGTTTTCATTGGTTTAGCACCTTCCATCTTAAACTTTCTTATAAGCTctttagtgtatttttttattaatgaatataCCTTTGTTATCCTGTTTGATTTGAAGCCCCAAAAAGAACTTAAGTTCTCTCCCATTATGCTCACTCTTCATCATTTTAAACTCACTCTTCATCAGATCAAAGAAATctttgcacaaagattcattagtagctTGATAATATCATCAATGTATATTTGAACTCTAATGAAATCCTTGCCAACTTCTCTTCTAAAAAGAGTTGTGTCTACCTTGCCTCTCATAAAACCATTTTCTAAAAGGAAAAAGTCCATCTTATCATACCAAGTACATGGTGCCTATTTCAGACCATACAAAACCTttttaagtttgaaaacatGGTCTGGAAGAGTTTGATCCTCAAAACCAGGAGGTTATTTGACATATACTTCCTCTTTaataaaaccatttaaaaagacacttttaacatccatttgaaaaaCCTTAATGTTTTTTATGAGCAACAAAGGCAAGCATGATTCTTATGGCTTCAAGTCTTGCAAGCAAGGTTTCAATGAAATTTATACCTTCTTGCTGGTTATAGCCTTAAGCCATTAACGTAGCTTTGTTTCGTACTACTTTATCTTGTTCATCCAACTTGTTTCTAAAGACCCATCTTGTTCCAaggacacttttttttttacttgggaACAAGTGTTTTGACATAATTTCTAGTGAACTGATGAAGTTTTTCTTCCATTGCAATGATCCAGTCATTGTCTGTCAAAACTTCATCTATTGTTTTAGGTTCAACTTCAGACACAAATGCATAAGATGCAATATCTTGGAATGATGATCTAGTTTTAACTCCTTCAGTTTGATCTCCAATCATTTGATCTTATGGATGACAAAGAACGAATTTCTAGTCCTTCATCTAAGATGGTTGATTTGGGGATTGTTTAGTCAATGGAAGAATTTCAATATACTGTTTGagtttattttctttagatACATCAAACGGACCAATCTGCATATCTATAAAATCATCCTCAAGATCTGATAGCTTCCTATCATATGTTAGTTCATCATTGAATTTAACATGAACAGATTATTCTATGACTAAAGTCCTTGAGTTGAAAACATTATAGGTTTTAGATCTATCAAAATATCCTGAGAATTATCCACTTTTGAATTAAACTTAGCCAGGTCATCTTTAGtgtttaggataaaacactCACATCCAAATGGATAGAAGTATGAGATGTTGGATCTTCTTCTCTCCATAGTTCATAAGGAGTCGTTTTTATCAAAGGTCTAATCAatattctatttttcctttttaaggaGTTCTCGATGAAGAGAAGCTGTTAAAAATACCATTCTTTTCATAGAATGATCCGAACTCAGTATTTTCAAACTTAgtcccatgatcacttctgataGAAGTGATACAAAaccttttacaaaatatttcaaaaacctTAAAAGACTCAAGTTTATGAACAAGGAAGTATACCCATGTGCATCTAGAATAGTCATTGACTATAACAAAGCCATATTTCTTCCCTCCTAGACTTAACTTTCTCGTTGGTCCAAATAGATCCATGTCTAATTGTTGTAATGGTCTAGTAGTGGAAACATCATCTTTAGATTGAAAAGAGGTTTTGGTCTATTTCCCTTGTTGACATGcttttaagagaaaataagttttcCAAAAAATCGTAGGAAGTTTATTTACTAAATCCCTTTTGGATAGTTTTGAAATGTGTCTTAGATTGACAAGCCTGAGTTTTTTATGCAAAAACCATCTTTCAATTTCTCTAGAAAGTAGACACGTTACATTTTATTTACTTAGACCTATTAAGCCAATTTCTTACAAATTGTTGTGTCGTCTGCTAGTAAAGAAGAACTTGTCATCTTCTGTCTCGACTATACACCAGTCTTTATTAAAGGATACAATATAATCATTATTTGTCTTCCCAAAGCCTTTTGTAATACAAGCGATTTCCTCTCTTAGCTTTTCAACTATAAAGGATTCATTAGTCTTACTGCCATGACTTAGACTCTCTTCTAGAGtctagattttcttttttgatctTCATTTGATTTCTTCAGTTCTTTATTTTCACAAACggatattttgtattttctttatacTTTTTGCATTGAAGAGAAATCATATGACTATTCTCAAGAAGAACATCATAGGGcacatcttcttcatcttctgatgaagaacaaaaagaagagTCAAATTCAAAGTAGGttttttcctcaatttttttgtcTATATCTACCATCAAAAATATATTAGCTTGATCATCATTTGAAATACTTCTCTTCTCACTCTCTGAGTTATCCCTAGTAACCGTTggacatttctttttcttgtctcaagtatgtctttttctttttctttctcttacaCTTGAAGCAGATGATCTCGTTGCTCTCCTCCTCGTGTTTCTTTTTAAATCTTGTATCTTTACGTCTAGAAGAGTGTTGGAGCTTTCCTTTCTTcttgattatttatttgaattttcttgACATAAAGGGTACTTCATTGCTTATGAATCCTTTAGAATTATTATCTAAGTCATCAAACTCAGCCATCTACACCTTCAGAGCCTTAGATGAGCTCTTTCTTTCTTCACATTTGGAGCTAGTTTCTCTAGTTTTGAGGGTAATAAAGTTCCTTTTTTTCAAATGATCCATGGTCTGAAGATGGACTTTATGAACTCTTAGAATACCTAATAGTTCATCCTAAGCTAGGGTTTTAAAGTTTCTAGCTTTTTGGATGGTTGTTGTTTTTGGTTCTTACATCTTTGGAAAGTTGTCTAGGATCTTCAAATTGATATGAGCTTTAGTAAAGGTGTGTCCTAGAGCTTCAAGTCCATCCAGAATAACTTGTAGTCTCCTAAACATGTCATCCAAAAATTCTCCATCCTTCATGCAAAAGCATTCATAGTGATACGTTAGAGTGACAACTTTTCTGAGTTGGGCATCTTATGTTCCTTCATAATTAATACTTAGAGAGTCCTATATCCCTTTGGTTTTCTTTGGTCTACATATCTTTTTATACTCATTTCTAGAGAGAGCACATGTTAGAGTATAACGAGCTTTTGTGTTTAGCTCATTGTAGCTAGATATTTGTGTGTCTATTTTGCTTCAGGTCTAGAAATGGGTATGTCTCCATTTGTGATGATCAGCCAGAGCCTATAGTGATTGGACTTGATGTACATCTTCATCCTATCTTTCTAGTATGGATAGTCCTCTCCTATGAAACTTGATGGTCTTGTGAGAGATGCTCCATCGACAATGAATTAACCGTTGTTGTTGCTATTTGCCATCGGGAACTTTTTCCTCTAGACACTATTAGGTGCTCAACCCTTAGAGGCTAAGCCCTAATACCAAATTGTAAAGACAAAAATCACAagaatggggggttgaattgtacatttttaaacctttttttgAACAAAGTTTTTTGTCTGAAAAGAGAACTTTGTAAGTCATATAacaaaactttttgaaaaacacACTCACATgatgcaaaacaaaaatgtaaagCAAAAGATGTTTTCAAAAGCCTGCAACCAATTCAGACCTTGGGTTAATTATAAGCAGCAGAAAAGCAAGAAAGTATCTGacacaaaaatttatattgattcgTCTCTACCATGGAGACTACGTCCAGTTCTTAGCAAAACACCAAGTTTTTCAAACTTCTTACTAGTTACAAGTATTGCATCATGACCACTTCTAGCTCTACAAATCAAGTTCTACCTTAAGCTTGATTGTCACCTAGTATTCTTTATCCTACCAAGCCATTGTTAGCTTTATACAAATTAGAATAGATTTGTGGCTGAGGTTTTCTCAAAGATTGAATCTGAAATCATCTTACAGACGGATATACAAATCAATGTGTTAGTCTTcttatacaactaacttttgtgtagaaatttttttttaaaacttgtatagttccctaatttatagttatttgataggaatttgtatataaatcttgttttatttgaatagtTGTCTTTAGAGTATATcccatgtgatttaatgataaaatttgcacaatttCAGGTCAAAAGAGGCTAAATTCTTGAAGTGCCAAAGTAGTTcttgggcttagcgcacatcttgggcttagcgcacatcCTGGGCTAAGCGCCGCTTCAGCGTGCTTAGCGTGACAAGGGAATCTGGAAGAGCTTAAGAATCAAGGCCGCACGCTAAGCGCAAgatcagctcgctaagcgagacgtTTGTCTCTTGCCAAGCTCAGCGCAACATTGGCGCTTagcccaaatccacttactcgcactAAGTGCGACGACGCGAttttagagcctatttaaagcctaaaTTGTCATAATTAGGGAATGATTTTTGGAGACCAGAGCTGCACAGACTTCGAGAGAGACTCTGGAGGCAGCAAAGAGGAGTAGCTGTGCAGAGAAGCCTAGGGTTCTACATTTTTAGAGAGATTAGAGagtgtttgagtgattgtggggtgccaagaagaggaggagggatcccccttcttgtgtaagcaaCAATTGCTTTGTACTTTCTGTCTCATTTGTATTAGGGTTCCTTGTATGGCTGgttaaacaccctagttggagATTTCTAAGGAATAGTTGAtgtaattatctttaatatctaattaactatgttttttgtgttcaatgcttctttcaatgcttaattattGCATGCTCTTAgcctgatcacccatttgtgtgtactgttaggtgactttagcattgggaaatgtactattgccttagaacttgatagaagcaggactaaataactacattaccagagatggattgtggggttttggttttctgaatatgttgtgatgataatgttgtttaagttaagcctagtcttacaagagggatctgcggcgaagcttaggttaaattagtctaaacttacgagggatcgagatttagtactttaggctacaacatagaacacgagaacatgattaattagagaaatatcctcatatgcatcaacttgtttgctagaaagacccaacgctttttacctattgttgtcaacttttacttacttacatttattgtttttaccatagaattagtttatttctgtttttaacCATCAATTATCAGTGTTTATTCCAACAATGCCTTACAtctgaataaaactctgtctaataagcaagtttcctgagttcgatactcagaccattccgttttaattttaaatacttgatgacccggtgcgctttccggtatttcatttcccttgaatatatttgttaaaaattagagaaaaaggaACCATATGGAAAAATGAACACAATGCTTAGTCTTTTTATCTCAATATATTTAAGGTattttgagagttttttttctaactttacaaTGATTTACTGAAGgttttttgcaaaaagaataatgaatttttttgtgcAAGATTCTTGTATTCAATCTTCAAAGCTTCTAGTTTATATAGACAACATTTTCAAGTATCCGTTATCTCACAACGAGTAGATATCTCACTTGATCTTCGTCTAATGAAAATGGTCATTGAGAGCATTAAATGCACGTCATTTTCTCATGTAGAAAGCCCTTTCTTCAACATTCGCATGTTAGCAAACTACGACAGGAAGTCACTTCTTTGTGTTAGAATAGGTCCTGCATAGCaaagctttttcttttttatggtgATTGAGGAATTTCTGATGttgatttcttttattcttcataggattcGATAAATCTTTAAAGAATGTTTCTACAAAGAAGATCTCAGACACAAAGTATTAAATGAGGTTTTAACACACAACTCTTaacctttttatttgtttatatctaattaaaataattaaggaccttgatttgtcttttaagacataaatatatgtttgactcaatgatatttttctcttttatacactttttcatttaaatcaaataatcttatttttttcattctcttttattttttttctttctactctACCAAACACAATTCAAACACTTAAGGGATAACTATATTTACAATATGTTcgacaaaataaaatgaaaatgaatgagagtgtgaagaataaaaagaaataaaaaaatagatagcagataaaaaataaggttgtttgattaaaatgaaaaaagtgaaaaaatatttgaattataataactaaatgactaaaaagagaaaaaaaaattaaataaaaatatattactattattattattattattattattattattattattattattattattattattattattattattattattgttattattaataagTGGGAAAGTGTCTTAAAAAAAGGAGGAGGAGCATTTCCGATTATATATAGAAATGCATCATCGACTATGGCATTATGCAGAATGCAAAAAGTCAGATGGtgtctccctctctctcttacttttaATGTACTGgtttcttttcataaaatattcttaaaaaaatatttcaaacaatAACATATGTTATTagaatattgattaagaaattaaaataatttttttaagaagtacaaaattttatgattcatgatttttttttatgtatttctactatcttcacaataaatatatttttaattcttccatcaatatcttaaaaatattaatttcaatgtTCATACTTTTAggtgtcacacaaaatttgaATCTGTTATCCACTTTCACATGTAACAAACACATGTAATTTTACTCTTtatttcctttcaacttttttcattttcattctcataACATTGTTTTTACCGAACTAAGCGTCAGGCAAAGATGAAAAGAGAAGATAAATTGATCATGGTATAATATAAAGTGAGAAAAggagaataataaaaattatgttgttttattaatatttttttatataaaagtctCTTTGCCAGTACCATAGAAACTTGCCTCCACCTTCGGAATAGGGAAAATTTGGAAATGACCGATCGGTTTTGGTCATAGGAAGTCAGTGTTGACCGGTCAAGAGAGAAGACATAAttgttttatactaaaaaattgacgaaagaacaaataaaaactataaaattgacGTCGTACTGACGTATGCTATTAcgcctttatcttttatttttcttaatttttctaaacAAGCATGATTTTGTTCGCCATATGTAAATCAAGTTATTCGCAAGATGTTTTAAGATCTTGTTAATTTGTGGACATCGATTAATAgcctaaaagaaaagaaatatttattatataaattttagaaaaatataaaaataatttttcaacatCATTTAAATATTCAGTATAAAGACcaacttaaaaataatgattttattatataaattttataaagaaagttataaaattaaagaattgattttttattatttaaaataagatttttcttataaaattttagaattgataaaaacatttaaaatttgattttactatttaaatttttaaaatttaaaacaaaacatttaaaattagttatagtAAGTGACTCTTAAAGtaacataaaagaaattaatttttaagaaatttatttataattcctCATTATCATTAGTTGAAAGTTGCACGTTATAACTTTCCTCTCACGAGGTTATTTATGTTTGGACACTATATTAtgtgttaaattaatttgagtTGAATTAGGTACCTTATGTGGTATCGTGGAAACTCTTTAACCTTCATCTTCCACTTTCACGACGACTACCGAAACCATAAAATGTCCTACTTGCCTCTTGAGAGTATAAATGTCTCCCTTCCATAGCCATCGTATTTGCCACGACCACCCCACCACCATATCCACCATTTCGTTCACAAGTTAACACTACTACATGTAAACACGACCTGACAAATGCAATAGTCAGGACAACATCAACAGTCACTAAGCCTCCCTGCCAACACACTTCTTCACAAGAGTGCAGAAGAGCCAATCAGAAGAGCCAATTGCCCACACTCCCACCACAGTACATGCCTTCATCTTTCGCCAAATCGCGCTCCGCAACTACCTCAACGCTCATCGCCTTCGATATCGCCCCTTCCAACATCCTCCGTCTCCAAGCACTAAACATCATTGTTTACTCCCACCTTCGTTGGTGCAGCAGAGCCATCAACAAGGTTAGCGACATGAATGGTGATGCACAAACCACCGCCTCCTCCACCACCATGGCTTGTGTGATCCTGCTCCTATCTTCCAAGTTTTCCCCTCCTTCACCAAAGCCATTCTCCTTTTGAAAACCTTTGTGCCAACATTCAATATCATCCATCACCTCCCAATTTCATCAAGCCATTTTGTCTTCTCTGCGCAAATAAAGAACTGTGATCTATTGGTTATGGGACTGGCGTTTTCCATAGAGCGGATATTGGGACCAGTGTGTTTCTTCACAGCGAACTTGGCACCATAGATCAACTTGCTGCCACTTCCTTTTTCGGAGGTGAAGTGGCCACCCTGACACATGAAGCTCAAGATCACGCGGTGGAAGGATGAGCCCTTGTAATGAAGGGGCTTACAACTCTGCCTTACTCCTTTTTCGTCGGTGTAGAGCGCGTAGAAGTTCCCGGCAGTGCGAGGAGTCATGTTGGCATAGAGCTCCATCATGATGCGACCAACAAGTTGCCCACCAATGGTCATGTAGAAGAAGACCTTAGGGTGAGGCATAGTTGCtgcaaagaagaaaataaaaaaaataacactattgagaaagaaaaagagggaTTGGGTTTTGCATTCCCATACGACACCATTTTTGCCCTTTGCTTTCCAACATTGTCAAGGCCCAAACAACCCCACCAACAAAGCAACTTCCATCATGTTTTTTTCTAAACCCACTcttgttttagttttgttttcGTTGCCCAACCTTAAGGACAAGGTTGGTTTTCCAACAGTGGGTAGTGATAGAAATACAACCCAAAGGGAGAGTAGGCTCAAAAGGGTACAGATACCAGCTTACCTTCGTGACTATGCTTGATTCATAAACAACATATTCTTTGCTCTTATCCTATCGGTAAGTCGTTACAACCACTTAGGATATTtccacaattttattattaggaTATTTCCATTCTATTATTATCTAGTCTCCTCTATTGAGGCCTTTAGTGCCAATATCCTATGTAGATGCAATTATAAGTACCATGATATATGAAATAACAGCAAGCatggaaaattatcactaagttttttatcttttacttagAATAGCGTAGATACAAAGAGGTTACCTTGTTCTCGAATACAAGACAAAAGCCTTTGCTCGTAATAGATGCAGTGTTGAAGGGATCTAGTAAGAGCTATCAATTATATCTATTTGTTTTTGTGTAGAAGTGTAAAGAATAAGAGAAGGCCCTTAGTGGATCTATTGGGTCGTTTAAGAGGAGAGGTGCTTAGTCTCTTAGGTTAAGATGTGTTTTATGTCCCTTGTGGCTGTTTTAATATATTGCTTTTGCttggatgataaaaaaatatagatatgaaattaaaaacaaaaaagagtgaAGTTTTGAgcctaaaaacaaattaattaaagcaaaaaaaaaaaagcaatagatctcaaatcaacaacaaatctcataacaaaaataattaaagcaaaaaataaattaaaaacctcAAATCATATGTCAAGAACCAAGTCCATTGGTTCTTGTAATATACTATTTTGTAGGTGATACACTAGATTTTGATTGTCTTTTATGTATAGTTCTAGGTCTATTGTGTGCATTTATGATACAATTTGTGGGCATAACTCATGATATATGCTTAGTTTTGTTAGACAGGCTATTAAGGagtatttgaagaaaaaaaaactaaaaaaaccagTGAAAATATGATAAAGTTGGACTGTGACCATTCATCACGACCTTGATTAATCATCAAGGTTGTGATCAACTTTAGCATAATCAAGGCTATGTTAATTGCATTAGGGCTCAGCGTCAGAAATTTGTCAATGCTCTAATCATTTCATCAAGGTTGTGATCAATTCATCAAGGCTCAGATCACTTCATTAAGGTCATGAACATTCATCAAGGCCTTGATAGATTGATCACGACTAAACATAGATTTGCATTCAAAAAACCATCACAACCCTAATCAATTCATTAAGGTCGTGATCAATTCACGTTGGTTGTCACTTAAATCTTTTGTTATAAATAGTCTCTTTTAGACTGTAGGTTGAGTAGTTTTTACTCTAGCAAaaaattttgagttttgaaagAGCAAGAGAACTATGTAAGAGTCCTTAGACCCAAAAGCACGAAGATTACGATTAGGAAGATTCCTCGCTCGGATATCAAATCTCTTGGTATGTTTGTGCTTCTTCTTAGGATATCTAGTGTATTCATGGCTATGAGTCTCAAGTCTCCCTAGTTCGGGTATTATGATGTAACCTACCTTGAACTTCTTTCTTGATTTTATTAATGAGATTGTTGATGTTATTCAGTTAATTGATTCTATTCCTTGCTTTGAATTTCTATTTGGAAACAATCATTCTAATACATAATTGATTGCATAGTAGTGATTATTTGTATGTATTTGGTAGGATTAGGAATAAAGTGTTTTATACCAAACTATATTGTCAAACTGGTTGGATAATATTTGGTAGGTTAATCAAGAAATTGATTAATCACCCTGGTCATCAATCTTAATCctttgaattatttaatatgCCAACCATCAATTGAGTATTATTTAAGGCAAAGAGTATGTATCATTAGACCACTCTCAATGGCTAATAATTGACTGGGAATCGTAAGAATCTTGTTAGAATTAGGATTAGGGGAATTGGTTGTGTGAACTAATAATCCTTGGCTATTCATCTCATTCGATCTTTCACATTATCTTTATTGTTTAGATTCAATTTTGTATTAGATAATTGCTCATTAATCATATCTTAATTTCAAGTTCTTTCTTCAATTACTtagttacaaaatatattattttgggaACACGATTAGTCCTTTGGGTTTGATATCTAGACTTTAGTACTCAATACTATTGCGTGAGCGTACACTTGTGCTTTTCCATTCATATTTTACGCATCATTAggcttaaatatctttttagttcttgcaatttaacattttttgtttcttttcctcaccaataaaaattttcaatttagtaTGTGCAAactatgtttgttttgttttttgtccttaaatCAATTTAGGTAAcacttcaaaattttaaattaaaatataacaaagatATCAACCAATGATGGAGATTCCAAGATCTGTGCTATGTTGATCTCTTGAAAGGAATGCACAAGAACCTCTTTTGTTGACTCTTAGAATATGTTTAGAATTATTTCACTAGAGAGATATAACATGTGAGGGTTGATAtagattttaactaataaaaccgctataattgattatagaaaccttgtaattgattattttgatcAAATACACTTTGTCATGCATTTATAGAATCACAGTAATCAATTatgacatatggtaatcgattatctcgATCAATAGAGACCAAACAAAAAAGCTCCTTAGAAGTAGtcataatcaattataatatatCGTAATCAATTATTTCTATTTCCAAAGAATTCCTTAAGTTTTTCAAAtgtaatgtaatcgattatgaaaaatggtaattgattatctcGAAACATAGAGTCTTCATTCTCTTGAAATAGGCATTGTAATTTATTACGAGAATTCTGTAATCAATTATCCCAATGTTCTTATCCAAATTTCAATAGAAGT includes these proteins:
- the CYP6 gene encoding peptidyl-prolyl cis-trans isomerase 1-like — encoded protein: MQNPIPMPHPKVFFYMTIGGQLVGRIMMELYANMTPRTAGNFYALYTDEKGVRQSCKPLHYKGSSFHRVILSFMCQGGHFTSEKGSGSKLIYGAKFAVKKHTGPNIRSMENASPITNRSQFFICAEKTKWLDEIGR